A genomic window from Salvia hispanica cultivar TCC Black 2014 chromosome 5, UniMelb_Shisp_WGS_1.0, whole genome shotgun sequence includes:
- the LOC125187196 gene encoding N-acetyltransferase 9-like protein isoform X1 gives MGVSIVGEKVILVPYMKDHVPRYHVWMQDPAILQATASEPLTLDQEYEMQLSWVQDPLKQTFIVLDKELVAGEFIHGEPHTDAMVGDVNIFMNDTDDSLIAEVEIMIAELKSRGKGLAKESILLMIAFAVKNFGIHIFRAKIGLSNEASLRLFKKLGFMETSCSEIFKEVTLELPITELKREELHQLLANAATHF, from the exons ATGGGGGTGAGTATAGTAGGAGAAAAAGTTATTCTGGTGCCATACATGAAGGATCATGTGCCAAGGTACCATGTTTGGATGCAAGACCCTGCCATCCTCCAAGCCACCGCGTCTGAGCCACTTACACTCGATCAAGAATACGAGATGCAGCTTTCCTGGGTTCAAGACCCCCTTA AACAGACTTTTATAGTGCTGGACAAAGAATTAGTGGCTGGAGAGTTCATCCATGGGGAACCCCATACTGATG cTATGGTTGGTGATgtgaatatatttatgaacGACACTGATGATTCTCTGATAGCAGAGGTAGAAATTATGATCGCGGAACTAAAAAG TCGCGGCAAAGGACTAGCAAAAGAGTCAATCTTGCTGATGATAGCCTTTGCAGTCAAGAATTTTGGCATCCACATCTTTCGTGCAAAAATAGGTTTATCAAATGAAGCTTCACTGAGACTATTCAAAAAGCTG GGCTTCATGGAAACTTCTTGCAGTGAGATCTTCAAAGAG GTTACGCTGGAATTACCAATAACGGAATTGAAGAGGGAGGAACTGCATCAGTTATTAGCCAATGCTGCAACTCACTTTTGA
- the LOC125188427 gene encoding golgin candidate 1 isoform X2 encodes MASWLKAAEDLFEVVDRKAKLAVGEKPDELPVAAKGSNGRGSQAKKARARAKKKLVSNEAPSAADNEREQTIPETSQSPAEPDENIPSPLIENSESNPGVPTSRVDIDEHSEAHNDGSITETSVLGTISSNEATSGTGDHDDTKKSTDVESRALNLNGEPMMEELVVNPVGNPLNDPIDAHVVNGNPSSDFNRKLKSEEVDSSKNIELSGSQTLHEDAPIKADTLSKDVDLINEPDFKHKQHQEQETVESPVKVQEQIEEAQGLLKSAISTGQSKEARLARVCAGLSSRLQEYKSENAQLEELLTAERELTKSYEAHIKQLQKDLSASKGEVSRVEANMVEALSAKNAEIEALVSSVDALKKKSALAEGNLTSLQESMESIMRNRELTETRMMQALREELSAAERRAEEERFAHNATKMAAREREGELEQRAIEASTALVKTQRAADDRASKAADLEQKVALLEVECASLNQELQDMEARVRRGQKKAPEDANQAIQAWQEEVERARQSQREAESKLSSMEAEVQKMRVEMAAIKRDAEHYSRQEHMELEKRYRELTDLLYYKQTQLETMSSEKAAAEFQLEKEVKRLQEAQLEAERNRVSRRASSSWEDDADMKTLEPLPLHHRQMAGASLQLQLQRAANILDTGAARATRFLWRYPKARIILMFYLVFVHLFLMYLLHRLQVQADNNTPNEVEESMRLFNRTSR; translated from the exons ATGGCTTCCTGGCTGAAAGCGGCTGAAG ATTTATTTGAAGTAGTGGACCGAAAGGCGAAGCTAGCAGTTGGAGAGAAGCCAGATGAACTTCCTGTTGCTGCCAAAG GTTCTAATGGGCGAGGATCTCAAGCAAAGAAGGCTAGAGCAAGAGCAAAG AAGAAACTTGTATCTAATGAAGCTCCTTCTGCTGCTGATAATGAAAGAGAGCAAACTATACCTGAAACATCACAATCACCAGCAGAACCTGATGAAAATATCCCATCTCCTTTGATTGAAAATAGTGAGAGTAATCCAGGTGTTCCTACTAGTAGAGTTGACATTGATGAGCATTCCGAAGCTCATAATGACGGTTCAATAACTGAGACTTCTGTGCTTGGAACAATATCTAGTAATGAGGCCACATCAGGTACTGGTGATCATGATGATACAAAAAAATCTACTGATGTAGAATCTAGAGCTTTAAATTTGAATGGTGAGCCCATGATGGAAGAATTGGTAGTTAACCCTGTTGGAAATCCACTGAATGACCCTATAGATGCTCATGTAGTGAATGGCAATCCTTCCTCTGATTTCAATCGAAAATTGAAATCTGAAGAAGTGGATTCTTCAAAGAATATTGAACTTTCTGGATCTCAAACTCTACATGAAGATGCACCAATTAAGGCTGATACCCTATCCAAGGATGTGGATTTGATAAATGAACCTGATTTCAAGCACAAGCAGCATCAAGAGCAAGAAACTGTTGAATCACCAGTTAAAGTACAAGAACAAATAGAAGAG GCTCAAGGACTACTTAAAAGTGCAATTTCAACAGGGCAGTCAAAGGAAGCTAGGCTAGCTCGG GTTTGTGCTGGACTTTCATCACGCCTGCAAGAGTACAAATCTGAGAATGCTCAGTTGGAAGAGCTTCTCACAGCAGAG agggAACTGACAAAATCATATGAGGCTCATATAAAGCAGCTTCAGAAAGATCTATCTGCGTCTAAAGGAGAGGTGAGCAGAGTGGAGGCAAATATGGTAGAGGCATTATCTGCCAAGAATGCTGAAATTGAGGCACTTGTCAGTTCTGTTGATGCGCTGAAGAAGAAATCTGCTTTGGCTGAAGGAAACTTGACATCACTTCAG GAAAGTATGGAATCTATAATGAGAAATAGAGAATTAACAGAAACAAGGATGATGCAA GCCCTAAGAGAGGAACTGTCTGCTGCTGAGAGGAGAGCTGAGGAGGAACGTTTTGCACATAATGCCACAAAGATg GCAGCTAGAGAAAGGGAAGGAGAATTAGAACAGAGAGCAATTGAGGCATCTACAGCATTAGTCAAAACTCAG AGAGCAGCTGATGATAGGGCTTCAAAAGCAGCAGACCTTGAGCAGAAGGTAGCTCTTCTTGAG GTTGAATGTGCTTCCCTGAATCAAGAGCTGCAAGACATGGAAGCTCGTGTTCGCCGTGGGCAAAAAAAAGCTCCTGAAGATGCAAATCAAGCAATTCAG GCGTGGCAAGAGGAAGTGGAGCGTGCACGTCAAAGTCAGAGAGAGGCTGAGAGCAAACTTTCTTCAATGGAG GCTGAAGTGCAGAAGATGAGGGTTGAAATGGCTGCCATCAAGAGGGATGCTGAGCACTACTCACGTCAG GAACACATGGAACTGGAAAAACGTTACCGCGAGCTAACTGATTTATTG TATTACAAGCAAACACAACTTGAAACTATGTCCAGTGAAAAAGCAGCAGCTGAGTTTCAGTTGGAAAAGGAAGTCAAGCGTCTTCAGGAAGCACAG TTAGAAGCTGAAAGGAACAGAGTTTCTCGCCGTGCATCATCCTCTTGGGAAGATGATGCTGACATGAAAACACTCGA ACCTCTGCCCTTGCATCATCGCCAAATGGCTGGAGCAAGCTTACAG TTGCAGTTGCAGAGGGCAGCAAATATATTAGACACTGGGGCTGCTAGGGCAACAAGATTCTTGTGGCGGTATCCGAAAGCTCGCATTATCCTAATGTTCTATCTG GTTTTTGTGCATCTCTTCTTGATGTACCTCTTGCATCGCCTTCAG GTACAAGCTGATAACAATACACCTAATGAAGTCGAAGAATCTATGAGATTATTTAACCGGACATCACGTTGA
- the LOC125188059 gene encoding LOW QUALITY PROTEIN: WRKY transcription factor 1 (The sequence of the model RefSeq protein was modified relative to this genomic sequence to represent the inferred CDS: deleted 1 base in 1 codon) has protein sequence MILLRYQLSGELENTSSTNLALATSNSSEEAAFPLPSEKIMSDMPHTKIYPNVKQEKDSCVVPEKEPSHVSQKQSSDTVNRTSSSDKASLVTEHKQYDVHQRQTSGGNHDFPETHGEEGIWSGKNENEKDSDISMEIANSSPCIPSQESDPASHVIGGVSRSLKDKPTDLHSNQSPDVGVKTSLICDIERTSKKREMVGGKSLAIQSVNGVPSSLSNEQMLTQSPQPVKVLEKLQPRRYPDTGGCSSQHDQVTISSGHSEKLSALPKEEHHPDNLQPRECIRDSNHALLSNEEKGASIKGESVQGSSLSMGVPVSEHGQESYSYSKKFEKVEKLQPRRNLDSVVQESRADVGSAASKAPDKGLDDGYSWRKYGQKLVKGNKFVRSYYKCTYPNCQAKKQVEKSHDGCKSDIKYLGNHHHQKPQQSPQVTNTLQVRTPEMSIASTSKANVVPITKHVSSDQLAELSPQSAVGKSAGGLPGVVSCSNNDTKDLEDFPDPKRQKRGISSADGDVMNRSSSDSRHVVQTLSEIDLVNDGYRWRKYGQKLVKGNPNPRSYYRCSNTGCPVKKHVERASHNQKLVITTYEGEHIHDIPTSRTVGQSIAKGDDDNMVSPNGESSSKPKDKSPVSLEMAVRVIAS, from the exons ATGATTTTACTGCGTTATCAG TTGTCAGGTGAACTGGAGAATACTTCTAGCACCAACTTAGCG TTGGCAACATCAAATTCTAGTGAAGAGGCTGCATTCCCTTTGCCCTCTGAGAAGATAATGAGCGACATGCCGCATACAAAAATCTATCCTAATGTCAAGCAAGAGAAAGATTCCTGCGTAGTGCCTGAGAAAGAACCAAGTCATGTATCTCAGAAACAGAGTTCTGATACAGTAAACCGTACATCATCTAGTGATAAGGCCTCCCTCGTGACCGAACATAAACAATATGATGTCCATCAGAGACAAACCTCTGGTGGCAATCATGATTTTCCAGAAACCCATGGAGAAGAGGGAATTTGGTCAGGgaagaatgaaaatgaaaaggacTCAGATATCTCGATGGAAATAGCGAATTCAAGTCCATGCATTCCCTCACAAGAATCTGATCCAGCCTCTCATGTTATTGGAGGTGTTTCTAGAAGCCTAAAGGATAAACCCACTGATTTGCATTCAAACCAGAGCCCTGATGTTGGAGTAAAAACATCTTTGATATGTGATATAGAAAGAACTTCTAAAAAGAGGGAGATGGTAGGAGGTAAATCACTGGCCATACAAAGTGTCAATGGGGTGCCTTCATCCCTGTCCAACGAGCAGATGCTGACTCAGTCCCCTCAGCCTGTAAAAGTTTTGGAGAAATTGCAGCCCAGGCGGTACCCAGATACTGGAGGTTGTAGTTCCCAACATGATCAAGTGACAATCAGTTCGGGGCACTCCGAAAAGCTATCTGCTTTACCAAAAGAAGAACATCATCCTGACAATTTACAGCCTAGAGAGTGCATACGTGATAGCAATCATGCATTATTGAGCAACGAAGAAAAAGGTGCTAGCATTAAAGGCGAGTCAGTTCAAGGTTCAAGTTTGAGCATGGGAGTGCCTGTATCTGAACATGGCCAAGAGAGCTATTCATATTCTAAGAAGTTTGAAAAAGTGGAGAAATTGCAGCCTAGACGAAACCTCGACTCTGTAGTTCAGGAATCACGTGCTGATGTTGGAAGTGCTGCCTCCAAAGCACCAGACAAAGGATTAGATGATGGCTATAGCTGGAGAAAGTATGGACAGAAGCTtgtaaaaggaaataaatttgTTCGAAGCTATTACAAATGTACTTATCCCAATTGCCAGGCTAAAAAACAAGTAGAGAAATCACATGATGGGTGTAAATCAGACATCAAGTACCTTGGgaatcatcatcatcagaaACCACAGCAGAGTCCCCAGGTGACTAATACTCTTCAAGTAAGAACGCCAGAGATGTCCATTGCATCTACATCAAAAG CCAATGTTGTGCCGATCACCAAGCATGTCAGTTCAGATCAATTGGCAGAACTCTCACCTCAATCAGCTGTTGGAAAAAGTGCTGGTGGTTTGCCAGGAGTAGTTTCCTGTTCAAATAACGATACTAAGGATCTAGAAGATTTCCCTGATCCCAAACGGCA GAAAAGAGGCATAAGTTCTGCAGATGGTGATGTAATGAATAGATCTAGTTCTGATTCACGGCATGTTGTTCAAACTTTGAGTGAGATTGATTTGGTTAATGATGGATACCGGTGGCGTAAATATGGGCAGAAGTTGGTAAAAGGCAATCCGAACCCTAG GAGTTACTACAGGTGTTCAAACACTGGTTGCCCGGTTAAGAAACATGTCGAAAGAGCCTCACATAATCAGAAGTTAGTCATTACTACGTATGAAGGAGAACACATCCATGACATTCCCACTTCCAGGACTGTTGGCCAAAGCATAGCCAAAGGTGATGATGATAATATGGTTAGCCCAAATGGTGAGTCTAGTTCCAAACCCAAAGACAAGAGCCCTGTTTCACTTGAAATGGCTGTTCGTGTTATTGCGAGCTGA
- the LOC125187196 gene encoding N-acetyltransferase 9-like protein isoform X2: MCQGTMFGCKTLPSSKPPRLSHLHSIKNTRCSFPGFKTPLTFIVLDKELVAGEFIHGEPHTDAMVGDVNIFMNDTDDSLIAEVEIMIAELKSRGKGLAKESILLMIAFAVKNFGIHIFRAKIGLSNEASLRLFKKLGFMETSCSEIFKEVTLELPITELKREELHQLLANAATHF, translated from the exons ATGTGCCAAGGTACCATGTTTGGATGCAAGACCCTGCCATCCTCCAAGCCACCGCGTCTGAGCCACTTACACTCGATCAAGAATACGAGATGCAGCTTTCCTGGGTTCAAGACCCCCTTA ACTTTTATAGTGCTGGACAAAGAATTAGTGGCTGGAGAGTTCATCCATGGGGAACCCCATACTGATG cTATGGTTGGTGATgtgaatatatttatgaacGACACTGATGATTCTCTGATAGCAGAGGTAGAAATTATGATCGCGGAACTAAAAAG TCGCGGCAAAGGACTAGCAAAAGAGTCAATCTTGCTGATGATAGCCTTTGCAGTCAAGAATTTTGGCATCCACATCTTTCGTGCAAAAATAGGTTTATCAAATGAAGCTTCACTGAGACTATTCAAAAAGCTG GGCTTCATGGAAACTTCTTGCAGTGAGATCTTCAAAGAG GTTACGCTGGAATTACCAATAACGGAATTGAAGAGGGAGGAACTGCATCAGTTATTAGCCAATGCTGCAACTCACTTTTGA
- the LOC125188427 gene encoding golgin candidate 1 isoform X1 has product MASWLKAAEDLFEVVDRKAKLAVGEKPDELPVAAKGSNGRGSQAKKARARAKKKLVSNEAPSAADNEREQTIPETSQSPAEPDENIPSPLIENSESNPGVPTSRVDIDEHSEAHNDGSITETSVLGTISSNEATSGTGDHDDTKKSTDVESRALNLNGEPMMEELVVNPVGNPLNDPIDAHVVNGNPSSDFNRKLKSEEVDSSKNIELSGSQTLHEDAPIKADTLSKDVDLINEPDFKHKQHQEQETVESPVKVQEQIEEAQGLLKSAISTGQSKEARLARVCAGLSSRLQEYKSENAQLEELLTAERELTKSYEAHIKQLQKDLSASKGEVSRVEANMVEALSAKNAEIEALVSSVDALKKKSALAEGNLTSLQESMESIMRNRELTETRMMQALREELSAAERRAEEERFAHNATKMAAREREGELEQRAIEASTALVKTQRAADDRASKAADLEQKVALLEVECASLNQELQDMEARVRRGQKKAPEDANQAIQVQAWQEEVERARQSQREAESKLSSMEAEVQKMRVEMAAIKRDAEHYSRQEHMELEKRYRELTDLLYYKQTQLETMSSEKAAAEFQLEKEVKRLQEAQLEAERNRVSRRASSSWEDDADMKTLEPLPLHHRQMAGASLQLQLQRAANILDTGAARATRFLWRYPKARIILMFYLVFVHLFLMYLLHRLQVQADNNTPNEVEESMRLFNRTSR; this is encoded by the exons ATGGCTTCCTGGCTGAAAGCGGCTGAAG ATTTATTTGAAGTAGTGGACCGAAAGGCGAAGCTAGCAGTTGGAGAGAAGCCAGATGAACTTCCTGTTGCTGCCAAAG GTTCTAATGGGCGAGGATCTCAAGCAAAGAAGGCTAGAGCAAGAGCAAAG AAGAAACTTGTATCTAATGAAGCTCCTTCTGCTGCTGATAATGAAAGAGAGCAAACTATACCTGAAACATCACAATCACCAGCAGAACCTGATGAAAATATCCCATCTCCTTTGATTGAAAATAGTGAGAGTAATCCAGGTGTTCCTACTAGTAGAGTTGACATTGATGAGCATTCCGAAGCTCATAATGACGGTTCAATAACTGAGACTTCTGTGCTTGGAACAATATCTAGTAATGAGGCCACATCAGGTACTGGTGATCATGATGATACAAAAAAATCTACTGATGTAGAATCTAGAGCTTTAAATTTGAATGGTGAGCCCATGATGGAAGAATTGGTAGTTAACCCTGTTGGAAATCCACTGAATGACCCTATAGATGCTCATGTAGTGAATGGCAATCCTTCCTCTGATTTCAATCGAAAATTGAAATCTGAAGAAGTGGATTCTTCAAAGAATATTGAACTTTCTGGATCTCAAACTCTACATGAAGATGCACCAATTAAGGCTGATACCCTATCCAAGGATGTGGATTTGATAAATGAACCTGATTTCAAGCACAAGCAGCATCAAGAGCAAGAAACTGTTGAATCACCAGTTAAAGTACAAGAACAAATAGAAGAG GCTCAAGGACTACTTAAAAGTGCAATTTCAACAGGGCAGTCAAAGGAAGCTAGGCTAGCTCGG GTTTGTGCTGGACTTTCATCACGCCTGCAAGAGTACAAATCTGAGAATGCTCAGTTGGAAGAGCTTCTCACAGCAGAG agggAACTGACAAAATCATATGAGGCTCATATAAAGCAGCTTCAGAAAGATCTATCTGCGTCTAAAGGAGAGGTGAGCAGAGTGGAGGCAAATATGGTAGAGGCATTATCTGCCAAGAATGCTGAAATTGAGGCACTTGTCAGTTCTGTTGATGCGCTGAAGAAGAAATCTGCTTTGGCTGAAGGAAACTTGACATCACTTCAG GAAAGTATGGAATCTATAATGAGAAATAGAGAATTAACAGAAACAAGGATGATGCAA GCCCTAAGAGAGGAACTGTCTGCTGCTGAGAGGAGAGCTGAGGAGGAACGTTTTGCACATAATGCCACAAAGATg GCAGCTAGAGAAAGGGAAGGAGAATTAGAACAGAGAGCAATTGAGGCATCTACAGCATTAGTCAAAACTCAG AGAGCAGCTGATGATAGGGCTTCAAAAGCAGCAGACCTTGAGCAGAAGGTAGCTCTTCTTGAG GTTGAATGTGCTTCCCTGAATCAAGAGCTGCAAGACATGGAAGCTCGTGTTCGCCGTGGGCAAAAAAAAGCTCCTGAAGATGCAAATCAAGCAATTCAG GTGCAGGCGTGGCAAGAGGAAGTGGAGCGTGCACGTCAAAGTCAGAGAGAGGCTGAGAGCAAACTTTCTTCAATGGAG GCTGAAGTGCAGAAGATGAGGGTTGAAATGGCTGCCATCAAGAGGGATGCTGAGCACTACTCACGTCAG GAACACATGGAACTGGAAAAACGTTACCGCGAGCTAACTGATTTATTG TATTACAAGCAAACACAACTTGAAACTATGTCCAGTGAAAAAGCAGCAGCTGAGTTTCAGTTGGAAAAGGAAGTCAAGCGTCTTCAGGAAGCACAG TTAGAAGCTGAAAGGAACAGAGTTTCTCGCCGTGCATCATCCTCTTGGGAAGATGATGCTGACATGAAAACACTCGA ACCTCTGCCCTTGCATCATCGCCAAATGGCTGGAGCAAGCTTACAG TTGCAGTTGCAGAGGGCAGCAAATATATTAGACACTGGGGCTGCTAGGGCAACAAGATTCTTGTGGCGGTATCCGAAAGCTCGCATTATCCTAATGTTCTATCTG GTTTTTGTGCATCTCTTCTTGATGTACCTCTTGCATCGCCTTCAG GTACAAGCTGATAACAATACACCTAATGAAGTCGAAGAATCTATGAGATTATTTAACCGGACATCACGTTGA
- the LOC125188428 gene encoding probable serine/threonine-protein kinase WNK11, with amino-acid sequence MGPTKSSSVEEDDCEEELEEEEAFVEVDPSGRFGRYSELLGCGAVKKVYRAFDQREGRDVAWNQVRLRSFSSDPSVIIRLRSEIELLKNLKHQNIIFLYHFWKDVEHNTLNFITEACASGNLRDYRKKHRHVSIKALKKWGVQILRGLDYLHTHDPCIIHRDLNCSNIFINGNVGKVKIGDLGLAAVVGESHAAHSMIGTPEYMAPELYEEDYTELVDIYSFGMCLLEMATCEIPYSECDSLGKIYRKVTAGVMPRAMADLHDHELKAFVERCVGRPRDRPSAAQLLKDPFLADVVDDDIEDEL; translated from the coding sequence ATGGGGCCGACAAAGAGCAGCAGCGTAGAAGAAGATGATTGCGAGGAGGAAttagaggaggaggaggcgttCGTGGAGGTTGATCCATCGGGGCGATTCGGGAGATACAGTGAGCTTTTAGGCTGTGGAGCAGTGAAAAAGGTGTACCGCGCATTCGATCAGCGTGAGGGAAGAGACGTTGCCTGGAATCAAGTTCGTCTACGAAGCTTCAGCAGCGATCCATCTGTAATCATCCGATTGCGCTCCGAGATCGAGCTTCTCAAAAACTTGAAGCATCAAAACATCATATTCCTCTACCATTTCTGGAAAGATGTGGAGCACAACACTCTCAATTTCATCACCGAGGCCTGCGCTTCTGGCAATCTCAGAGACTACAGGAAGAAGCATCGCCATGTTTCCATCAAGGCGCTTAAGAAATGGGGGGTTCAGATTCTCCGAGGTTTGGATTATCTGCACACTCATGACCCCTGCATCATCCACCGAGACTTGAATTGCAGCAACATTTTCATCAATGGCAATGTGGGGAAGGTCAAGATCGGGGATTTGGGGCTGGCCGCCGTGGTGGGAGAGAGCCACGCTGCGCATTCCATGATAGGCACGCCAGAGTACATGGCGCCCGAGCTGTATGAGGAGGACTACACAGAGCTCGTTGATATATACTCATTTGGGATGTGCTTGTTGGAGATGGCCACGTGTGAGATACCCTACAGCGAGTGCGATAGCCTCGGGAAGATATACAGGAAGGTCACGGCCGGGGTGATGCCCCGGGCCATGGCCGACCTTCACGACCATGAGCTCAAGGCCTTCGTTGAGAGGTGCGTGGGGAGGCCGAGGGATAGGCCCTCAGCTGCCCAGCTGCTCAAGGATCCATTTCTTGCTGATGTTGTGGATGATGATATTGAGGATGAACTTTGA